CTTGGTCCTCGGCAGTCAAATCCCCACATTGTCTCTCATGGAAAACTGACAGTGACTCATGTTCCCACATGAAGTCACAGAAACTTCACAGAGCATTGATGAGTTACTGTGCATGTGGGAAAGGAAGAGcagctcatgtttgtgtgtgtttgtgtgctcgtAACTGACCGGTGAAGTACTCTGTGAACTCCTGCTCTAGCTTGACAGCTCTGTCGAAGGTCTTCCTCGCCTGCTCCTCGGTGAAGCGCTTGTTCATCTCTCTGGGAGACGGACAAGAGTTACAATATCAAGGCACAGGACGAGAACTTCATGTCTTTTACATGGAACTAAACCCTCAGCAGCCTTTTTGAGCGACTGCAAAGTTCAGTAGTGGTGAAATGACACGATGATAAGTGAGATTATAGCACTGACCAAGTATGTCTGAAGTAGCTGGAGACAAAAATAGAATATtccataaagaaaaaaaggcaaaaaaaatgaCTTCGGCAATTATTTTTATAAGGTGACGAAATATAACACTACCAAGTACATCAGAGGTCATTTTTCCAAATAACATAATGGCTGTATTGTATTTGCCATGTACAACTTACGGTGTTATTTATGAAATCTGATCAGTGTTACTCAGGTTTTCATTGCTCCTGGTAGCTTAGTCCCAGCAGAACGCCACTCCTGCTCACTGTTTAAGTGAGGCTTGCACACAAAAAGATTTGGTCTATCTCATTATCAACAGCCCCCAGTCCTTATGAACAAAATGAACTATCACACTTGGTTGTAACCCCTCTTTGCATGTTGTAATAACCATCCAAGAAATATCTGAGCATTCTTTTTGGCTAAGTCCCGTTCTCCCTAATGGGGAAAGAGGCCATAAAGTGAAGTATTCACATTTATAAGAGACTCTGAGTTGGAGATAATTGAAGTagaaaaaatcagtttttggcCTGGGGCTGAAAGGGTTAATGCTGGGCTGGGATTTCTACTTACAGAGCATTATGGGCTGTATCTTACATTCACGTTCATGTGACATACACATAGTTTATGTTGTAATAGTTGCAGCACGTTGCTTAAATTACAAGCTATGACACCATCGAGAGGATATTTGCAATGTTAGACTCAGGATGTTAAGATTTAAATTTCATTCTTGactttggaaacagcagctgacatgacaatctcaccacaaggtccatttagtagctgctCTGGAGTTTTCAACCGTATGACATTGTCCTCACCAGATAGGAGACCTTGTGATGAGACGTTTAGCTCAAACACATGACGTTGTATACGTTATGAGTGGTGGGGCTGATATTAAGGCGACTTACAGGATGTTGTCGACGTTGCGTGGTCTAATGAAGATAGCAATGGGATGGAGGCCTGCCATCTGGAGACGCTTTATGGCATTCCCCGATACATCCAGTATACAGTGTTTACCCTGGGAGAGAGACACGcagagctgtttctgtttcctctgtcctcctcattCTGCCTCCTCTCGCCTCATACTCTCTCCATAAACTCACCTTGTCAGCGACCTCTTTGACAGACTGTATGCTGGTTCCATACAAATGGTTGTTATACTGTCCAGCCTCTATGAACTTGTGCTCCTGGATCTCTCGCTCCATGAGCTCTCTGGAGGACATGAAGTGGTAATCTCTGCCGTCCACCTCGTAGTCTCGCCGCGGCCGTGTTGTGTCTAAGGATCACAGATTTTACAGAGATTTAGTTATTGTTTAAGAATAAAATATGAtcatataattttttttttcattttttattatcatttatatCACGATCCCTTTCTTTCGGGGGTTTTGTGGCATTTTCAGTGTATTGCTATCCACTGACAGGTTTCAGTCTTAGTACTGACATCTGATAAGTGTTTAGTTGATGTAGTTTACCCAGTAAAAACATCATAAAAGgcaataaaagaagaaaaaaataaaaagtatgaACGTACTAAGTTCACATCTTTAATAACAGTTTGCTTCTAAAAATTGCACGTACAGGTAtacagaagggaaaaaaaataaacaatggtAGATAGAAGAAGGTAAAGACAATATAATACATCAGCCTGGATTGATTCAGTTTAATCGATTTCATCTTTTACTTTCAGTTCACAGCTCTTCTTGGTTCCCACTGCATAGCTTTCATTTTCAAGCTGCCTGTCAAGCAAACCGTCTGGGAGCAGTGACAACTGATGAAAGTGTGATACAAGTACCGAAGCTGTCTGTCTACACCAAACTAAACACCAACCTTCAGTGAGTTCAGAAACATGTGGAGAACAGGAcacaacaaaaaataacttttaatGTCAGCCTTCACTACAACATGATTTTATAGTTTTCATAATGTGTGTTAAGTTAAAAGCCGTCTTATTAATTTCGATGTCACTGCTGCGACACTCACGTGGGACACAGGAGCCAAACTTGTCAGGGAACTCGGAGATGAGGTCATCGTTGACCCGATCTTTCATTGGTCCGAGCACGATGACTGGCCGCGTGTAATTAACTGGGATATGACAAACAGAACCAgatcgacacacacacaaacacacagcaagttGAGCAATGccaacacatgaaaataaaaaactaatTTACCCCTTAATATCCAACCTTGGATTTCTGTTTCAGTAGCTTTACAGCTGCGTTCTTTATATTTTCTGGATTAACAATCAGTCAAATTACTTTGTATAATGCAAAGGGCTTCACTTGTAgagatgaacccacagagaattatcaccacTGCAGGTCCCCTCAGCTCCACGGAGCttctcagctcattgtttttgtttcacgGCACTtaaatttactgttttggttctcaggtgttttcagtggcaaagctctgataaacccactgtatgcTCCCTGTTCagcaacaaactgcacacagacaaagtcAATAACTCTGATGTTCCcatcaggagctggtggagaccaaataCAGAGCTCCAAGGACAGTCAACATtgcatttacattcatcaggtggacagaaacagactCCAAATTAAACTGATACAGCTTCATGTCTGCCACATCTGTAAATTGTTAAAAGGTGATTGTACGGCTTGTTTCTGCACCCAAGGGGCCAAGTAAAATAACTCTGGTTTAAAGTTgggaaaaataatcaaattccACACTGACTGAGATTAGAACATATAATCATTGTCAGTTTGATCTGATTCAGACATCTTTGGAAAGTTTGGGATCTCCTGTTTGGCTGCAAAGCATGAGTGTGTAATGACTGACCCACTATTGGTTCAATGGGTTTTATCAAACAAGTCTTTAATTTCACACTGTATTGGttatttttcattataaaaATTCAAGGTAAACTTCCATATAATATCAATGAACAGTTTCACTTTATATGTAGATGAAGAGGGATCATACTTCACAAGACTGAAcagtataaaaagaaaacaaatggaccttgaaaaactaaaataaatgaattacgTGAAGTTAAGCACTGACCTTCCTGCTGCATGACAGGCTGGTAGGTGAGGAGGGTCTCCTCCTGGCCAGCTGATTGGACAGAACAGAAATGACACATTCAGCGGCACAGCGGATAACATAACAGACATCAAAACACACCTTTAGCCTTTTCTAGTTTTGGAGTAAACTTCTTCAACAGCTGGAAAAGCTGGAGAAGTAGAAAAAGGtaacttgcacacacacacacacacacacacacgctcacacacagacacacacacacacacagccacacacaaacacgtaaaCACTCACATGCACGTAAGAACACAATGAtcacaacacacaaatacaaatgtgcATATATGCATGACACacccacaagcacacacagagaaacgcacacacataattacacacAAACCGGCAGTAACATAAAGTGGCTGcggtttgaaagaaaaaaagaaaaaaacaaacaacaaacaagaatGAGCAAAAAAGGacgagagcgagagcgagagcgagagagcgagagagagagagagagagagagagagagagagagagagagagagggtctAGACTTACAGGAACAACTCTCACTATCGCTGGTGCCAGAGGTTACCAGCTCTGGAAGGACAAGACAGGTCAGagtcagcaacacacacattcaaacacacagatacagacaaagacacacacacagacttgcatTCTTTCACTGACAAACATTCACTGTTAACAGAAACAATCAGCCACTCAATAATCCATATTCACTTCAGGCGAGCTGGAGGCTGGAGTCTATCCCACAACAATACAGTCAAAACCTAAAGGATGTGgtcaaaagtatgtggacacctggtCATTACAGCCTCCTCAACACAACACAGGCAGCTGCTTCCTTTAAAATCTGTACTTTTTTCCATAAGGAAAGATGCAACAGACGACTCAgctggaaataaataaatcaataactTTTCCTAATATAATAAAGGAGAAATTCTAAAGATGAGTTATTACTGCATGTCCCTTAAGTTTGGAcacatattaaaaaacacaacaatcaaATCCTACACGCTCACTTCTTTCAAACTCCTTCAGTGCGTAACGCAGGCTGTCCGTTACAAacgctcctccagagccacagaagacattatgtATCTGTTGCAGCGGAGCTCATGAAACTGAACATCAAGTGTAAAATCGGTGCGTTTGTGCCTTTTACAGGGAACAACGTTATAACAGTCAGTAGGAGACTGCTGAGTCAGCACCTGGATGAGGCAGACTGATTGTCTGGACACAAACATTACACCTTTATGTGAGTGTTGGACATGTCATTCCCAAACCACGGGACATTAATACGCTGCTGcaacagcctccactcctctgggGTTTTGGGAGCTGGCTGCAGGGAGAAACGCAGAGAGCTACTATTTGGCGATACACCTCTGGGTTGGAACTGGGACTGAGCCTCTGAGCTGCAACACAGTGCTATGAAACAGAGTCTCAGTGAAAAGTAATCCATTATAATATACTTGGGAAGTGGCCCAAAAACAATATCTAAATACTGGACTGTACTTTGTAGTACAATACGTCCAGTAGTTTTGGTTGGTAGATGCTTTACAAATTAGTATTTTAAAAACCTATAATGTAGTACAGTTTGTACATTATGGGTTGTATATAATGCCTTGTAATAAAGTACTTGCACTGCATTGTTATAGAGTCAAAGAAATCACCCAACAGTATATAGAATGTGTAAAATTAGTGAGTAGTTTTATTGTACTTGACATGTTGCTGATATAAttgcatacttttacttcaataGGATTTTAAATCcagaacttttacttgtaacagagtatttgtatatattgtggtattgctgcttttgtgagaaatctgaaaatgttgaaatttgaCCACACTTGTGGTTCTTGGCTGGCTGAACTGATTGAATGGAGCTATGCTGGACAGTGACTCCTAcagcaggatggaggaggaggatggaggatacTAGAGATATGAAAAGGGTGGAGGTGAAAGCTACAGTTGTGTCAGTTCAGTTTGCTAAGGAGCTGAAGTTACACATACTGACCAGCAGGTGTCACTGACGGAGAGAATGCCTACCTTTGTCATCCTGATcctgtgtggagagagagagagagagagagagagagagcatttaTCATCACACTGAAGATAATCACAACAGTATCTTGACTGTTATCAGCAGAGGCCctatcacacacatacacccacacacacacacacacacacacacacacacacacacacacacgataagCAAGACTAATTTGCAGTCTTTGTCAAAGCAGGGAGGCAGGGGatataatatgtgtgtgtgtgtgagataattTTTAATTATCAGCTCTTCAGTGTGCAGAGTTGCTGATTGCGGACTCGCTGATTCACAAAGTGCGAGGAAAGCAGAGCGCGAGCCGACAACAGTGATATCAATAGCTTGTGTTAGACTGATGTGTGAGCTCGCATCGCCACGCTGTGCGAAGTGTGATTAAAGCCACATCGTCGCCTCGCCTGTGAACTCAGGCTGAACCTCTCTAAATCACAAATATCGAAGTCTCAAAAAGCTGGTTTGTCTACTTTTAATTAGTCTCTTATCAATAGTTAACCCGACTACACTTTCCTACTAACGGTTGGCCTGGCTGTTAAGagcaaaatacatttcaagTCAATTCATAGTCATAGAAATTCTTCAGTTCATCAGTTTGTTGATTTAACCCCCTCTAGTGCCAATCAAAGACCAAAGCATATCTATGAATATGAATTTAATTTGTGATGTTACTGATGCAGCGTGTTTTTTCAGAGGTTTAGGAATGAAACATGCTTTACAGGTTAACGTAGCTTTGCTTTTAccaaacaaattaaatgtagTTTTCTTCTAATGTTGAATTCATTTTTCCACATATTTAGTCGCTGTGCTCTCACACTAAGATGAGGAATGACTCCTATGAATAGAAAGGCTTTCTGCGTGGAAGTATTGTTTCTATGGTTTTAGTGCGAGCACAGTTATATATAAGTAAGCTGACAggtgaaaaaaacacttttttttcctttttctttttgcgaATACACACAATGTCAAACCTCCTTCTGCACCTGGTTTAACAGCATCTCAACACATTTCATCTGAGAGGTGACGCTCACGGGGAATCTATTATTAAGAGTTTCACATGGTGTCCATGTTTTGTGTATCTTGAGGGTGTGTTTTGAGACTCACCTCACCCCTTGGCTGTTTAAATACTGTTCACCACTTTCATTAATTTGGCCAATATTTACGTCAAacacctgttttttttaagaatgcTTTGACAAACAAAGGAGTAGGAGCACACTCTCACTcatagggtttttttttttttttcaccaacaACCTTCAGTCTTAATACTATGGATAAGGAAAAGGAGGACTAGGACTTAAATTTAAGGTTTTTAAATCTAACTGCTACTCACCGATCTGTCCTGAGACCTCGTCACTTTGACCGTCTTCAACCTCgacctctccttcttctctgccCTGTGAGAcggaacaggaaaaaaaaaccttatgAGAAATGctgagaaagaagaagaaacgtaGCTGACTTGAGTTTCCTTCCTCTGCCTGaatctgtgttcatgtgtctgtgtgtaagatCGGTATGTTCAGACATTATTCGCTGCTTCATTGCTAGTTTCATCAGTGTGTCGTGCTCTAAGCCTGTGAGTCACTACACAACAATAATTGTTCACAGTAAAATAATGGGGGTTTAACCAGGCAGAGGGATTTTGCCTCTCATCGCCTCTTATGTCTGGTAGATCAAACCCGCCATCACAGAGTCGTGATTTTAAAACATGTGGTGTCCTGAAACTGTAGAACTACTTTAATCTCATGGTGATTTTCTTAGAATAGatgcaaagagaggagagggagaccaAAATACTTCAGCCATATGGTAGACAAGACATTTTCCCCTCATTGAGGGTCTGCTCGCTCCTGCTAAGGAGACAGTTTTGTCTGTTAAGTTTAAATTTAGatttgtcacttcctgtgcaggGGCATTTCCTGCTGGTGATCGTACTCAACAGCAGAATTTCAAATGAGGTGAATCTCCAGTGGCTCAGTTCAGAGACGCGTTTCTCTGCTGAAACTTCATTTTATAATTTAGGGTGACAAGCCAGATGTGTTTTTAGACAAAGTCTTACATTATGCAGCTTTTAGCCTCCAAATGTCggtaaacagacaaacaacccTCTCTGACAGAGGGACCAGCAGCACTGAGGTCCACAGCAGAACGTACAATAAATACTAAAGGAAAAATGTCCGACTGCAGGCGATTCTTTAATCCCTGGAGGCAGCTCAGGTCTGAAAGGCTTTACAACCCAACACAATACCTTCAAATGAGAATATTTATAATGCTGCATCTGCAAATGCTGTTTCCTATGTGTCTATAGtcacctcctttctctcctctttttcctttcctccaaAAAACACAATTAGAATGTTATTCAATGCAAAAAGCAAGtgcaagtgaaacagaaagaggaagagaagagggggagatgaggagaaagaggaggggaggagcaggtggagcagaaagaggaggggggagggaggattaggggaggagaggagagcaggagaagaagaggagggccCTGAGGTCAGTTAAACTGACAATATCAAAAAACCTGTCTCACAGCGACTTCAAAAAATGTCACATGTTGACCTTATATGACACCAGCCTTTGATATCTCAGCCCCTTATAATCAATAATTCAATACATCAGTTTGATCATCATCCCCCTACCACAACCTTTGAAACTCATATTATAATATCTTGTATGTAATGCCTCCTCTTCTAATATCCAATACCTCCTCTAATACTTCATATTGTAAAAGTGAAGTTCTTTCTTAGTCTTTTACTGTAACTCAGTTATTTCATTACCCCGGTGCATCGGCCTCTAACACCCAGATTCTCTCACCCAGCCTTGATTCTAACACCTCGGTCTATTAATACCCCCCAATCTAAACCCCTGTGTGACATTCTCCACATCCTTCCCTCCCATGTTCCATTCGCTCACTCCCACTCCTCTCTTGCCTCTCATTCCTCTTTCACTTATTCACTTATTTTATCACGCCCTCACTTTCTTTCCTTCCACTCCATCACTTTCCacatccctccctcctcgccacctctctctgtgtcagagATGGGAACGGGACTTGTTCTaaatcatctcctcctcccacctcagGAAACCTAtcaacatctgtctgtcacctccTCCACTGGGGAACAAGGGAGGTGAGAGGGAGGCGAGAGGAGGGAATGTTGCTCAGTTTCCACTCCGGGCTTATATTCAGCAGATTCTACATAATGATGATGTTGGCAGTCTTACGAGcagcggtggaggaagtattcagatcctttacttgagtaaaagtactagTACCATGCTGTAAAAATACTCGATCTTTCATGTTACATCCCAAACAATCTGAACTCTGACCTCCTGCGGCTTGGGATGACTCCGACTTCAGGGCAGTTTGGAGGTGGGGGGCTGAGGTGACGGGCGGGCCACCACTCCTCCTCGCCAGCGCTGCTCACGTGGAGGATATCCCCGAAATGAAATGGCAGGGCCTGATTGGGCGTGCTCAGATCTGACGCACTTCCATCGTAGTCGAACAACGCTCTGCAGGCGGACGGAGGGAAAAATAAATTCAGtcaaaaacacagcatcaagagaagacaaaacaatacaaaatataGACTATACACTTTATCTTGATtctaatttagaaaaaaaaaaaagctcgaCATCCAcaataaacaattaaaaataaaataaactgacaaaacaagacaaagacagacagacagagagatctGCTGTCATAAAAACTGCTTCCAGTGGACTGCTTTCCTACGCTACTAATCTATGaccttgtctgtgtgtgtgtgtgtgtgtgtgtgtgtgtgtgtgtgtgtgtgtgtgcagctgtacaCATCTGTCTGCGTACatgtcagtctgtttgtgagcATTTGTGTGCggctgtgtatgtttgtgtctgaacGGTGATCTGTCTCCGTGACCACAGAGTTTCAAACTCATCCAGAGGGAAAAGACCAGGGAAAGTaggccagctgtgtgtgtgtgtgtgtgtgtgtgtgtgtgtgtgtgtgcccgcaAAGGAAGTAGAGCTGAAATAACCAGCATCCCCTAAAGTCCCCACTGCCTTCATCAATAAAATAGAGCATAGACAGTGAAGGAGAAaccaagagagaaagaaaaaaatcagacgGAGGTAGATGGCGAGGGTCTGACATCAGTACAGAAAAAACACCACctcatgttttattgatgttagATTAAAGATGATAGAAGAAAGACTTCCACACAGGACATTATGTATTCAGCTGGCTGCTAAAATATGGCTCTCCATCAGACGGGAGACTggacaggaaaggaaatgtgATCTGATGACCAGAAGGTCAGCAGTTCACCTGGGATTTCTCTGATCAGCTGTGGTGCCGCCTGACCTTTGCAAACAGCTGTAATTAAACTTCGTCCACGTGGTTAAACGTGCAGTGCTGAACTTTTGTCTCCCACTTCTGCTCATGGtgagtcaaattaaaacactcACGGTGgaaaattttaaaaagttgtAAGTGAAGTGTCTCTCAAAAATGCTGAGTTTAGGATGAATGAATATTGTTGACAAAATCTAgattctttatttcttctctcttccttttacTTTGATGCGGAGGCTGCTTTAAGATAACTGACAGGCCTAAAAGTTGCTAATATTATAGAAATATCACgtattcaaatgaaacaaccGCTGACTATTAATTATAGTGTTCAGTGTTATGGAAGTGTGATGCAACCTTCTTAATCTacaattgttgtgtttttttaattcataaaTAAGATGTATGAGCGAATATGTATTCTGCTATGAGCAGGAtatacaaaacagcagcagacatttaGAGATGCTCATAAGAAATTAAAATAGTTTGAAATATTAAAAGACATAAGAGAAAGAGATGGCACGTGAAAGCTTACAGGATATAGTGGATATATGAAGTGCAAGGTTACCTTTACATGATTGGTTatagaagaaaataaaaagtaaaaatcaaACAAGATCGCTCTGATTGTAAGAGTtccagaataaataaaaaatatccTCAAATGATTTTTGCAGCTAGCAGCTTACACTGTAGGATAGCGTGTAGTGTTATTAAGGCCACAGCTCTGTAAATGTACCTCGAAATCAATTACCTGTTCTCAATATTACAGTCAGTTTAATTCCTCTGTGGGAACCTCCGAAATGGAATTACTTAAGTGAAGGACCACAGTAATTACTGCAGAGCACGCTTTTACACTGGCCTGATCCCAGAGTGTGTGTTAACCTGTGGAAATCTACATGTGCAAACATGTAACTTTAAATACTATACAGTGCTGTGCTTGCACAATATTCATATAGTGCATGTTTGCAATCATTTTATATGTTCTACATGGTAAAATACAGCATGTGAAAGGTTAcaagaaatactgaaaacatgcGGTGCATCAGGCTGCATTTAAGTGGGTCCACAGATACACACGTTAAAGGGCAGCTGCAAGATTTGAGTGTGTACCTTCTGTAACTTAAAAAACCAGAGCAGCCATTTTCTAAGAGTTCCACACAACACATCCCAAACAAGGTTTCCAGGGAGCAGGTTACACAGAAGGATCATTTCTGGTATTACTGAGGCCACGTGTAACTCTAATAACTGTAATTACCAGCTCTCAGTGTAATGGAAGTGCACGAGAAAAACCTGCTCATGTTCCACACTGGTCTTTTTCCAGTGAGCACTGTAGAAAAACTTACTGTGTTACTGCTGTTTTTTGCACAGCCAGCAAGCTATTATCCAAACTATTTTACATTTGCTGTTACCAGACTGTAAATTTCCTAAAACGTAATATATTCTCAGAATGAAGGTCAGACCACATTCGGTCAACTTACTCAATAAAGCCCTCAAGCAATTCAAAACCATAATATTCAGTTACGAGAAGCAAATGTCCCGGAGCATTCTGCTTACTTACGATTCTTTGAAATTGATatgtgcatcagagagcagtgcagcagaggctgttttTCAGTGCCCAGTGAGCCTGAGCCTTCATACAGCCCCAATCAATACATCAGTGCTTTATTAGAGATCCATTGATCAGATCCTCATACACTATGTGGACATTAGCAGATTATCAGCCTGTTCATACTTCGTCTGTTCTGACAGAAAGTAAATCACAAAACATAAAATTAGCAgctgcataaataaaaaaaaatgaaacatttaaaaaatatatttatcaCTGAGAATCTAAAATACACTGTTCACTGTGAATGATGACGTGACTTGTCATGTGTTGTCATTATTTCATAGAAATCCCTGCCTGTCCAGGTGGATCTTTAGATATTGTATATCCAATTACAGAACAAGCTATGGAACAGTGTGTTTGAAATACGACTTTATTGATGTAATGTAAGAAGagggaggacacacacatacatacacacacacacacatacacacacacacacacacacacacacacactaaggaGAGTCATACCTTAGGGTCCTTCCTCGCCTGACATTTTCTCTGGAGAAAGGTAAGTCTGTGTCTTACTCATTATACGCATGCAGATAATACAAAGCAccccacttcacacacacacacacacacacacacacacacacacacacacacactgtatgtacatgcatgaacacacacagcagcccagAGCAccagacaccccccccccccccaaatctATTACGCACCAACAGCTTCACTGCGACCAATCAGTTGCCACTACGAGGGTTCCTTCTTTTTAACATTTGATGCTGATTGGTCATTTATGGGCAGTAGCCGTTTTCCCGTATGACAGTGATTTATCGTATGGGTTGTTGGGGGGTCACTACATTATTCTATATAACCTTGAAATGATCATGGCCTCATTCTGACAAGACGTTGAGGAACACCGTTATTAAAATTCAGCATGTGAAGTGATTAAATTACAGGAGGTGTCATGGTAATTATCTGACAGAGGCATATTTCCTTATTAAATCTACAATTATACAGTGGTGCAGAAAAACTCCACCATCAAcaattcagtcattcagtgttCGATACTTCTGCAAAAtgaacactgtgtgtctgctgtattttgtgtctAAGGCCAATGATGTCGGCATGCTAAACTATGATggtgaacatgctaaacattactTTCATATGAACATCAGCATATTAACGTTGGTGCTGTAtgcatgttagcgtgctgagCCGTGCCACAGATGACCTCACAGAGCTGGAGATGTTTAATCTTGTTATTACCTGTTTGATCAGGACTTAATTAAGAGAGGAACATTTAAAAACTCTGCTGTCTTTCTATGGAACTCACTGCAAAATGATTTAAAGCTGAATGAGCTCGTTGAACTTTAACATTTCATGTGGGAGACTCAATAAGGAGCTGACTTTAATGAATGTGCTGTTTGGGTGTTATACTATTAACCATTAGATCAGTTATTAAAAACAACCGTTGCTCATTATTTTGTGACGTATTTGC
The Chaetodon auriga isolate fChaAug3 chromosome 3, fChaAug3.hap1, whole genome shotgun sequence DNA segment above includes these coding regions:
- the LOC143316114 gene encoding disks large homolog 1-like isoform X9, giving the protein MMTSSVSSSSTSLRSTQKRTLYVRALFDYDGSASDLSTPNQALPFHFGDILHVSSAGEEEWWPARHLSPPPPNCPEVGVIPSRRRAEKKERSRLKTVKVTRSQDRSDQDDKELVTSGTSDSESCSSGQEETLLTYQPVMQQEVNYTRPVIVLGPMKDRVNDDLISEFPDKFGSCVPHTTRPRRDYEVDGRDYHFMSSRELMEREIQEHKFIEAGQYNNHLYGTSIQSVKEVADKGKHCILDVSGNAIKRLQMAGLHPIAIFIRPRNVDNILEMNKRFTEEQARKTFDRAVKLEQEFTEYFTAIVQGSSLEEVYSQVKQVIEEQSGPYIWVPTKERL